From Hermetia illucens chromosome 6, iHerIll2.2.curated.20191125, whole genome shotgun sequence, one genomic window encodes:
- the LOC119660358 gene encoding 5-aminolevulinate synthase, erythroid-specific, mitochondrial isoform X2: MFLFTTLSSSSTRAVSSIKKMPCPFLSRLSTNFVRNYAPALLQAYGAQCPVMARTVTSMGGNNSGPGGVNVGDNTTTNNLIDAAVQQARNISSLSTVEEEKVSNLPVDKKCPFLADTKASSLIKEVREEIQDIPISSDRTTFPYETFFHNQLMKKKKDHSYRVFKKVNRLAGEGQFPRAFEYSSGEKPITVWCSNDYLGMSCHPEVKNAVREALEKHGAGAGGTRNISGNSLFHERLEGRLAELHQKEAALLFTSCFVANDSTLFTLAKLLPNCHIFSDAGNHASMIQGIRNSQVPKHIFRHNDPAHLRELLSKLDKNVPKIVAFETVHSMTGAICPLEELCDITHEFGGLAFVDEVHAVGLYGEHGAGVGERDNQLHNMDIISGTLGKAFGNIGGYIAGTSRLIDTIRSYAAGFIFTTSLPPTVLCGAYKAVDILASDEGRELRERHQDNVRYLRNLLQREGFPVEHTPSHIIPVKLGDPQKCTQISNMLIQDYGHYVQAINYPTVARGEEKLRLAPTPFHTRPMIDTLVGDMKKVWKRLELPLNGPTCSEQCSFCSQPELFNFYETRVRGNNYTSKIACAIPNCPRMVSAAA, translated from the exons ATG TTTCTATTCACcaccttatcatcatcatcgacacgTGCGGTAAGCAGCATTAAGAAGATGCCTTGCCCATTCTTGAGTCGTCTGAGTACAAATTTTGTACGCAACTATGCTCCTGCACTGCTCCAAGCCTATGGAGCTCAATGTCCAGTTATGGCACGAACGGTCACCTCTATGggaggtaacaatagtggcccTGGTGGAGTCAATGTTGGAGACAATACGACCACTAACAATCTAATTGATGCGGCCGTTCAACAAGCTCGTAATATTAGCTCGTTGTCGACCGTCGAAGAGGAGAAGGTTTCAAACCTACCGGTGGATAAGAAATGCCCCTTCCTCGCCGATACCAAGGCGTCTTCTTTGATTAAAGAAGTTCGCGAAGAAATTCAAGACATTCCTATCTCATCGGACCGAACTACATTTCCATATGAGACATTTTTCCATAATCAAttgatgaagaagaagaaggaccaTTCCTATCGCGTTTTCAAGAAGGTTAATCGATTGGCGGGCGAAGGTCAATTCCCCCGTGCATTCGAGTATTCGAGCGGAGAGAAACCGATAACGGTGTGGTGTTCGAATGACTATCTGGGCATGTCTTGTCACCCGGAAGTCAAAAACGCTGTCCGGGAAGCATTAGAGAAGCACGGTGCTGGCGCCGGTGGAACCCGTAATATCTCGGGCAATTCGCTTTTCCACGAACGTTTGGAAGGTCGCCTCGCTGAACTGCATCAGAAAGAGGCAGCTCTGCTCTTCACTTCCTGTTTCGTTGCTAACGATTCGACGCTATTCACATTGGCGAAATTGCTACCAAACTGCCATATTTTCTCGGATGCCGGAAATCACGCTTCAATGATTCAAGGAATCCGCAACAGCCAAGTACCGAAGCATATATTCCGTCATAACGACCCGGCTCATTTGCGAGAACTCCTATCGAAACTCGATAAAAACGTTCCGAAAATCGTAGCATTTGAAACGGTTCATTCTATGACTGGAGCAATATGTCCTTTGGAAGAACTATGCGATATAACTCACGAATTTGGCGGCTTGGCGTTTGTTGATGAGGTCCACGCGGTTGGTTTGTACGGTGAGCATGGAGCGGGTGTTGGCGAACGCGATAATCAACTGCATAACATGGACATCATCTCTGGAACCTTGGGAAAAGCATTTGGCAATATCGGTGGATATATCGCGGGAACTTCTCGGTTGATTGATACAATTCGTTCCTACGCTGCTGGTTTCATTTTTACTACTTCACTGCCACCAACTGTTCTATGCGGAGCGTACAAAGCTGTGGATATTTTGGCTTCTGATGAAGGAAGAGAGTTGAGGGAGCGCCATCAGGATAATGTGAGATATCTAAGGAATTTGTTACAGCGCGAGGGATTCCCGGTTGAGCATACGCCCAGCCATATTATACCCGTTAAG CTTGGCGATCCGCAAAAATGCACACAAATCTCGAACATGCTTATCCAAGACTATGGCCACTACGTTCAAGCTATCAACTATCCAACGGTCGCTCGTGGTGAAGAAAAACTTCGTTTAGCACCGACTCCATTCCATACACGTCCAATGATCGATACGCTCGTAGGTGACATGAAGAAAGTCTGGAAACGCTTGGAACTACCATTGAACGGGCCAACATGTTCGGAACAATGCTCTTTCTGTAGCCAACCTGAACTATTCAACTTCTATGAAACTCGTGTTCGTGGCAACAATTACACTTCGAAAATCGCATGTGCAATTCCTAATTGCCCGAGAATGGTGTCAGCAGCGGCATAA
- the LOC119660358 gene encoding 5-aminolevulinate synthase, erythroid-specific, mitochondrial isoform X3, which produces MPCPFLSRLSTNFVRNYAPALLQAYGAQCPVMARTVTSMGGNNSGPGGVNVGDNTTTNNLIDAAVQQARNISSLSTVEEEKVSNLPVDKKCPFLADTKASSLIKEVREEIQDIPISSDRTTFPYETFFHNQLMKKKKDHSYRVFKKVNRLAGEGQFPRAFEYSSGEKPITVWCSNDYLGMSCHPEVKNAVREALEKHGAGAGGTRNISGNSLFHERLEGRLAELHQKEAALLFTSCFVANDSTLFTLAKLLPNCHIFSDAGNHASMIQGIRNSQVPKHIFRHNDPAHLRELLSKLDKNVPKIVAFETVHSMTGAICPLEELCDITHEFGGLAFVDEVHAVGLYGEHGAGVGERDNQLHNMDIISGTLGKAFGNIGGYIAGTSRLIDTIRSYAAGFIFTTSLPPTVLCGAYKAVDILASDEGRELRERHQDNVRYLRNLLQREGFPVEHTPSHIIPVKLGDPQKCTQISNMLIQDYGHYVQAINYPTVARGEEKLRLAPTPFHTRPMIDTLVGDMKKVWKRLELPLNGPTCSEQCSFCSQPELFNFYETRVRGNNYTSKIACAIPNCPRMVSAAA; this is translated from the exons ATGCCTTGCCCATTCTTGAGTCGTCTGAGTACAAATTTTGTACGCAACTATGCTCCTGCACTGCTCCAAGCCTATGGAGCTCAATGTCCAGTTATGGCACGAACGGTCACCTCTATGggaggtaacaatagtggcccTGGTGGAGTCAATGTTGGAGACAATACGACCACTAACAATCTAATTGATGCGGCCGTTCAACAAGCTCGTAATATTAGCTCGTTGTCGACCGTCGAAGAGGAGAAGGTTTCAAACCTACCGGTGGATAAGAAATGCCCCTTCCTCGCCGATACCAAGGCGTCTTCTTTGATTAAAGAAGTTCGCGAAGAAATTCAAGACATTCCTATCTCATCGGACCGAACTACATTTCCATATGAGACATTTTTCCATAATCAAttgatgaagaagaagaaggaccaTTCCTATCGCGTTTTCAAGAAGGTTAATCGATTGGCGGGCGAAGGTCAATTCCCCCGTGCATTCGAGTATTCGAGCGGAGAGAAACCGATAACGGTGTGGTGTTCGAATGACTATCTGGGCATGTCTTGTCACCCGGAAGTCAAAAACGCTGTCCGGGAAGCATTAGAGAAGCACGGTGCTGGCGCCGGTGGAACCCGTAATATCTCGGGCAATTCGCTTTTCCACGAACGTTTGGAAGGTCGCCTCGCTGAACTGCATCAGAAAGAGGCAGCTCTGCTCTTCACTTCCTGTTTCGTTGCTAACGATTCGACGCTATTCACATTGGCGAAATTGCTACCAAACTGCCATATTTTCTCGGATGCCGGAAATCACGCTTCAATGATTCAAGGAATCCGCAACAGCCAAGTACCGAAGCATATATTCCGTCATAACGACCCGGCTCATTTGCGAGAACTCCTATCGAAACTCGATAAAAACGTTCCGAAAATCGTAGCATTTGAAACGGTTCATTCTATGACTGGAGCAATATGTCCTTTGGAAGAACTATGCGATATAACTCACGAATTTGGCGGCTTGGCGTTTGTTGATGAGGTCCACGCGGTTGGTTTGTACGGTGAGCATGGAGCGGGTGTTGGCGAACGCGATAATCAACTGCATAACATGGACATCATCTCTGGAACCTTGGGAAAAGCATTTGGCAATATCGGTGGATATATCGCGGGAACTTCTCGGTTGATTGATACAATTCGTTCCTACGCTGCTGGTTTCATTTTTACTACTTCACTGCCACCAACTGTTCTATGCGGAGCGTACAAAGCTGTGGATATTTTGGCTTCTGATGAAGGAAGAGAGTTGAGGGAGCGCCATCAGGATAATGTGAGATATCTAAGGAATTTGTTACAGCGCGAGGGATTCCCGGTTGAGCATACGCCCAGCCATATTATACCCGTTAAG CTTGGCGATCCGCAAAAATGCACACAAATCTCGAACATGCTTATCCAAGACTATGGCCACTACGTTCAAGCTATCAACTATCCAACGGTCGCTCGTGGTGAAGAAAAACTTCGTTTAGCACCGACTCCATTCCATACACGTCCAATGATCGATACGCTCGTAGGTGACATGAAGAAAGTCTGGAAACGCTTGGAACTACCATTGAACGGGCCAACATGTTCGGAACAATGCTCTTTCTGTAGCCAACCTGAACTATTCAACTTCTATGAAACTCGTGTTCGTGGCAACAATTACACTTCGAAAATCGCATGTGCAATTCCTAATTGCCCGAGAATGGTGTCAGCAGCGGCATAA
- the LOC119660358 gene encoding 5-aminolevulinate synthase, erythroid-specific, mitochondrial isoform X1 translates to MIQFLFTTLSSSSTRAVSSIKKMPCPFLSRLSTNFVRNYAPALLQAYGAQCPVMARTVTSMGGNNSGPGGVNVGDNTTTNNLIDAAVQQARNISSLSTVEEEKVSNLPVDKKCPFLADTKASSLIKEVREEIQDIPISSDRTTFPYETFFHNQLMKKKKDHSYRVFKKVNRLAGEGQFPRAFEYSSGEKPITVWCSNDYLGMSCHPEVKNAVREALEKHGAGAGGTRNISGNSLFHERLEGRLAELHQKEAALLFTSCFVANDSTLFTLAKLLPNCHIFSDAGNHASMIQGIRNSQVPKHIFRHNDPAHLRELLSKLDKNVPKIVAFETVHSMTGAICPLEELCDITHEFGGLAFVDEVHAVGLYGEHGAGVGERDNQLHNMDIISGTLGKAFGNIGGYIAGTSRLIDTIRSYAAGFIFTTSLPPTVLCGAYKAVDILASDEGRELRERHQDNVRYLRNLLQREGFPVEHTPSHIIPVKLGDPQKCTQISNMLIQDYGHYVQAINYPTVARGEEKLRLAPTPFHTRPMIDTLVGDMKKVWKRLELPLNGPTCSEQCSFCSQPELFNFYETRVRGNNYTSKIACAIPNCPRMVSAAA, encoded by the exons ATGATCCAA TTTCTATTCACcaccttatcatcatcatcgacacgTGCGGTAAGCAGCATTAAGAAGATGCCTTGCCCATTCTTGAGTCGTCTGAGTACAAATTTTGTACGCAACTATGCTCCTGCACTGCTCCAAGCCTATGGAGCTCAATGTCCAGTTATGGCACGAACGGTCACCTCTATGggaggtaacaatagtggcccTGGTGGAGTCAATGTTGGAGACAATACGACCACTAACAATCTAATTGATGCGGCCGTTCAACAAGCTCGTAATATTAGCTCGTTGTCGACCGTCGAAGAGGAGAAGGTTTCAAACCTACCGGTGGATAAGAAATGCCCCTTCCTCGCCGATACCAAGGCGTCTTCTTTGATTAAAGAAGTTCGCGAAGAAATTCAAGACATTCCTATCTCATCGGACCGAACTACATTTCCATATGAGACATTTTTCCATAATCAAttgatgaagaagaagaaggaccaTTCCTATCGCGTTTTCAAGAAGGTTAATCGATTGGCGGGCGAAGGTCAATTCCCCCGTGCATTCGAGTATTCGAGCGGAGAGAAACCGATAACGGTGTGGTGTTCGAATGACTATCTGGGCATGTCTTGTCACCCGGAAGTCAAAAACGCTGTCCGGGAAGCATTAGAGAAGCACGGTGCTGGCGCCGGTGGAACCCGTAATATCTCGGGCAATTCGCTTTTCCACGAACGTTTGGAAGGTCGCCTCGCTGAACTGCATCAGAAAGAGGCAGCTCTGCTCTTCACTTCCTGTTTCGTTGCTAACGATTCGACGCTATTCACATTGGCGAAATTGCTACCAAACTGCCATATTTTCTCGGATGCCGGAAATCACGCTTCAATGATTCAAGGAATCCGCAACAGCCAAGTACCGAAGCATATATTCCGTCATAACGACCCGGCTCATTTGCGAGAACTCCTATCGAAACTCGATAAAAACGTTCCGAAAATCGTAGCATTTGAAACGGTTCATTCTATGACTGGAGCAATATGTCCTTTGGAAGAACTATGCGATATAACTCACGAATTTGGCGGCTTGGCGTTTGTTGATGAGGTCCACGCGGTTGGTTTGTACGGTGAGCATGGAGCGGGTGTTGGCGAACGCGATAATCAACTGCATAACATGGACATCATCTCTGGAACCTTGGGAAAAGCATTTGGCAATATCGGTGGATATATCGCGGGAACTTCTCGGTTGATTGATACAATTCGTTCCTACGCTGCTGGTTTCATTTTTACTACTTCACTGCCACCAACTGTTCTATGCGGAGCGTACAAAGCTGTGGATATTTTGGCTTCTGATGAAGGAAGAGAGTTGAGGGAGCGCCATCAGGATAATGTGAGATATCTAAGGAATTTGTTACAGCGCGAGGGATTCCCGGTTGAGCATACGCCCAGCCATATTATACCCGTTAAG CTTGGCGATCCGCAAAAATGCACACAAATCTCGAACATGCTTATCCAAGACTATGGCCACTACGTTCAAGCTATCAACTATCCAACGGTCGCTCGTGGTGAAGAAAAACTTCGTTTAGCACCGACTCCATTCCATACACGTCCAATGATCGATACGCTCGTAGGTGACATGAAGAAAGTCTGGAAACGCTTGGAACTACCATTGAACGGGCCAACATGTTCGGAACAATGCTCTTTCTGTAGCCAACCTGAACTATTCAACTTCTATGAAACTCGTGTTCGTGGCAACAATTACACTTCGAAAATCGCATGTGCAATTCCTAATTGCCCGAGAATGGTGTCAGCAGCGGCATAA